Proteins found in one Solitalea lacus genomic segment:
- a CDS encoding DUF4345 domain-containing protein — MKKQKAIKVGNTLFVGISILGLGSVSLLSLYNPQATMDLVRVNLTNTDAISSIRGIYGGVGLTIVISLCYLLFQRVIVAVQFLTLFWCSYALSRLITIFIDGPLGGFGNQWIVIESIFFLFGIILLFLNRNLKYEQH, encoded by the coding sequence ATGAAAAAACAAAAAGCAATTAAAGTCGGCAACACCCTCTTTGTCGGTATCTCAATTCTGGGTTTAGGTTCAGTAAGCCTGCTGTCTCTTTATAACCCACAAGCCACCATGGATCTGGTTAGGGTGAACTTAACCAATACTGATGCAATAAGTTCTATCAGGGGTATTTATGGCGGCGTTGGCTTAACTATCGTCATTAGTTTATGTTATCTCCTGTTTCAAAGGGTTATCGTTGCAGTGCAATTTCTTACTTTGTTTTGGTGTTCATATGCACTATCAAGATTAATCACCATTTTTATTGATGGCCCCTTAGGCGGATTTGGCAATCAATGGATTGTGATTGAGTCTATCTTCTTTCTATTCGGCATAATCCTGCTGTTCCTCAATAGAAATCTAAAGTACGAGCAACATTAA
- a CDS encoding cupin domain-containing protein: MKYALKFQVILLGLMFITIAAKAQDPIKVAPGQYQKVLLDNAHVRVMEAVIKPGEEVPWHSHPNHIAYILSGGKLEFTAKGKSPETVELAAGKAMYFDAVTHMAKNIGDTEVKVIVIELKDQKKK, translated from the coding sequence ATGAAATACGCTCTCAAATTTCAGGTAATTCTACTTGGCTTAATGTTTATTACAATTGCTGCTAAGGCTCAGGATCCAATAAAAGTAGCGCCCGGTCAGTATCAAAAAGTACTGCTTGATAATGCTCATGTGCGTGTGATGGAAGCTGTCATTAAGCCAGGAGAAGAAGTTCCCTGGCACTCACATCCTAATCATATTGCTTACATACTATCAGGAGGTAAGCTGGAGTTTACCGCCAAAGGCAAATCGCCTGAGACTGTAGAATTGGCTGCTGGGAAAGCTATGTATTTTGATGCCGTAACCCATATGGCAAAAAACATTGGTGATACCGAAGTTAAAGTGATTGTAATTGAATTGAAAGATCAGAAGAAAAAGTGA
- a CDS encoding NAD(P)-dependent oxidoreductase: MKILVFGASGRTGTQIVQQALAQNYHVTAFARNPYGVHVQHPSLEIIMGDTLDAEKVQEALQGHDIVLSALGFKNLDDRLESYKNIVSGMKSLQIKRLIAVGNMGILQADEKNIIAQTPKFPTQYLEISDSHLKVYDLLKGSNLDYTFVCPPNILDEKKTGKYLVKSEYHPGGNSITTGDLADFMLNEIKDKAFIQKRVGISNDKA; this comes from the coding sequence ATGAAAATACTAGTTTTTGGTGCTTCGGGGCGCACCGGCACTCAAATTGTTCAACAGGCGTTAGCGCAAAACTATCATGTAACTGCATTTGCCCGCAACCCATATGGTGTGCATGTACAACATCCATCTCTTGAAATTATTATGGGTGATACCTTAGATGCGGAAAAAGTTCAAGAAGCTTTGCAGGGACATGACATAGTGCTTTCTGCTTTAGGTTTTAAAAATCTTGATGACCGGTTGGAAAGCTATAAAAATATAGTTTCAGGAATGAAATCCCTGCAAATAAAGCGACTCATTGCTGTGGGGAATATGGGCATTTTACAAGCTGACGAAAAAAATATCATTGCTCAAACCCCAAAGTTCCCAACACAGTATTTAGAAATATCCGATTCGCATTTGAAAGTTTACGACCTATTAAAAGGAAGCAACCTGGACTATACATTTGTTTGCCCTCCAAATATTCTTGACGAAAAAAAAACAGGAAAGTATCTAGTTAAATCCGAATATCATCCTGGAGGAAATTCAATTACCACAGGCGATTTAGCCGACTTCATGCTTAATGAAATTAAAGACAAGGCTTTTATTCAAAAACGCGTTGGTATTAGTAACGATAAAGCTTAA
- a CDS encoding ROK family protein, producing the protein MIKKFAIGVDIGGSHITSAVIDLNNGKIIESSHMRMRVNAHGTPDNIISVWSGCIANSIEQVDKTEIAGIGIAMPGPFDYEKGICFIQGQNKYDLLYGLNIKTLLAEALQLPEYNFRFLNDAACFLKGETFSGAAAGAKTAFGITLGTGLGSAYFADNSAEDADLWCSEFRDGMAEDYISTRWFVNRYEALSGRSVADVKQLSELTATDGTAQMVFDEFSQSLSDFILPILREKNPEYVVIGGNIANAWNLFIGKVQDDVQKEFPKVKITKAELSEEAALIGAASLFSEELTV; encoded by the coding sequence ATGATTAAAAAATTTGCCATAGGCGTTGATATAGGAGGATCGCATATAACTTCGGCGGTAATTGACCTTAATAACGGAAAGATTATTGAGTCGAGCCATATGCGTATGCGTGTTAACGCACACGGAACTCCAGATAATATAATTTCTGTTTGGTCGGGATGCATTGCTAATTCGATTGAGCAAGTAGATAAAACGGAAATAGCAGGTATAGGAATAGCCATGCCGGGACCGTTTGATTACGAAAAGGGCATCTGCTTTATTCAAGGGCAAAACAAATATGATTTACTTTACGGATTAAATATTAAAACCTTACTGGCGGAAGCTCTTCAATTACCTGAATACAATTTCCGTTTTTTAAACGATGCCGCCTGTTTTTTAAAAGGAGAAACATTTAGTGGTGCTGCAGCCGGGGCCAAAACCGCTTTCGGAATAACCCTTGGAACCGGATTAGGTTCGGCCTATTTTGCGGATAATAGTGCAGAAGATGCAGACCTTTGGTGTAGTGAGTTTCGAGACGGAATGGCCGAAGATTATATTTCAACCCGCTGGTTTGTCAATCGTTACGAAGCACTTTCCGGACGCTCAGTGGCTGATGTAAAACAGCTTTCAGAATTGACAGCTACCGACGGAACTGCTCAAATGGTTTTTGACGAGTTCAGTCAAAGTTTAAGCGATTTCATACTTCCTATTTTGCGTGAGAAAAATCCTGAATATGTGGTTATAGGCGGAAACATTGCCAATGCCTGGAATTTATTCATTGGCAAGGTGCAGGATGATGTTCAAAAGGAATTCCCGAAAGTAAAGATCACTAAAGCAGAATTATCTGAGGAAGCAGCACTTATAGGTGCAGCATCTCTATTTAGTGAAGAATTAACCGTTTGA
- a CDS encoding VOC family protein, which produces MKRVTGIGGIFFKCSDVEKQREWYSKHLGIQSGEYGGTFEWRLKDEPDHVAYTAWSPFKADTDYFSPSEKPFMFNYRVENLIELLKVLKEEGITIVGEVEEYPFGKFGWIMDPEGNKIELWEPNDKNYYNENDNT; this is translated from the coding sequence ATGAAAAGAGTTACAGGCATTGGTGGCATATTCTTTAAATGCAGTGATGTTGAAAAACAAAGAGAATGGTATTCCAAGCATTTGGGTATTCAATCCGGCGAGTATGGAGGAACGTTTGAATGGCGCTTAAAAGATGAACCTGACCATGTTGCATATACAGCTTGGAGCCCATTTAAGGCTGATACTGACTATTTTTCTCCAAGTGAAAAACCTTTCATGTTTAATTACAGAGTTGAGAATTTAATTGAACTACTTAAGGTACTCAAAGAAGAGGGCATTACAATCGTTGGCGAAGTTGAAGAATATCCTTTTGGAAAGTTTGGCTGGATTATGGACCCTGAAGGAAATAAAATTGAGCTTTGGGAACCTAATGACAAAAATTATTACAATGAAAATGATAACACATAA
- a CDS encoding metallophosphoesterase family protein has translation MKRSSFVKASLLSVAIPSLGFSNELVTRKKNPLRFAHLTDIHVKSGIVPETGMTKALHQVQQSKVKVDFIINGGDAIWDALEADKASTRAQFDIFNSILKNNNSLPIHHCIGNHDIWGWFSKTDGLNSDNQYGKQWIVDEFQMPKRYYSFQKSKWHFIVLDSTQLNPAGGYIAKIDEEQLEWLKQTLQNIPKENYICIVSHIPILSICAGLFFEKTESNGDRLFKRNLMHIDAIDLKKLFIEYPNIKVCISGHIHLQDELEYLGVKYYCNGAVCGGWWKGKFQEFAPAYAVMELHDDGTSSRTMYTY, from the coding sequence ATGAAAAGAAGTTCGTTTGTAAAAGCATCGCTGCTTTCGGTTGCAATTCCCTCCCTGGGTTTTTCTAATGAATTAGTTACCAGAAAGAAAAACCCTCTTCGTTTTGCTCACCTGACCGATATCCATGTAAAGTCGGGTATTGTTCCTGAAACAGGCATGACAAAAGCATTGCACCAGGTGCAACAATCAAAAGTTAAAGTAGATTTTATCATAAATGGAGGTGATGCCATTTGGGACGCTTTGGAAGCAGATAAAGCATCTACCCGAGCACAATTCGATATTTTCAACAGTATCTTAAAGAACAACAACAGCCTTCCAATACATCATTGCATTGGCAACCATGATATTTGGGGGTGGTTTTCAAAAACCGATGGACTTAACTCAGATAACCAATACGGCAAACAATGGATAGTTGATGAATTCCAAATGCCGAAACGTTATTATAGCTTTCAAAAAAGCAAATGGCATTTTATTGTTTTGGATAGCACACAGTTAAACCCTGCCGGAGGATACATTGCTAAAATTGATGAAGAACAACTGGAGTGGTTAAAACAAACTTTACAAAATATACCGAAAGAAAATTACATCTGTATCGTTTCACATATTCCTATACTTTCCATTTGTGCAGGTTTGTTTTTTGAGAAGACAGAGAGTAATGGAGATCGATTGTTCAAGCGAAATTTGATGCACATTGATGCCATTGATCTCAAAAAACTATTCATTGAATATCCTAATATTAAAGTGTGTATCAGTGGACATATCCATTTACAAGATGAACTGGAATATTTAGGAGTTAAATATTATTGCAATGGTGCTGTTTGCGGGGGATGGTGGAAAGGTAAATTCCAGGAATTTGCACCAGCATATGCTGTTATGGAATTGCATGATGATGGTACAAGTTCCAGAACAATGTACACTTATTAA
- a CDS encoding YkgJ family cysteine cluster protein, with protein sequence MRMIDLKQLKGEAQKRKKENKKYFERLKSKKSHDVDEAFAEQHEHVFAHTDCLTCANCCRGTGPLFTQRDIERLASRLKMKPGSFVEKYLRVDEDNDYVLQSVPCPFLGDDNYCSVYDDRPKACRQYPHTDHSPMLQILDITLKNTAICPAVYEVVERMKKYFPA encoded by the coding sequence ATGAGGATGATTGATTTAAAACAGCTCAAAGGAGAAGCACAAAAGCGTAAGAAAGAAAATAAGAAGTATTTCGAACGATTAAAGAGTAAAAAATCTCATGATGTTGATGAGGCTTTTGCCGAGCAGCATGAACACGTTTTTGCCCATACTGATTGCTTAACCTGTGCTAATTGTTGTCGTGGAACGGGGCCGCTGTTTACTCAACGCGATATTGAACGCTTAGCATCGCGTTTAAAAATGAAACCGGGTAGTTTTGTAGAAAAATACCTTAGAGTTGATGAGGATAATGATTATGTATTGCAGTCAGTGCCTTGTCCTTTCTTAGGAGATGATAACTATTGTTCGGTTTATGACGACAGACCCAAAGCCTGTCGCCAATATCCTCACACTGATCACTCGCCCATGTTGCAAATTCTTGATATAACCTTAAAAAATACTGCAATTTGTCCGGCTGTTTACGAAGTAGTGGAGCGAATGAAGAAATACTTTCCCGCTTAG
- a CDS encoding Gfo/Idh/MocA family oxidoreductase yields the protein MLSPITTGICSFGYSTKVFHAPLIINNHNFKWTAVVERNNEASKEQYPQLTIYKSVDDLLKDDSLELIIVNTPNQTHYDLAKKALLANKHVIIDKPFTATAAEAKELISLANERQKMLSVFHNRRWDGDYLIVKNVIESEALGRLVEADFRFERFKTELNPKKHKEEAAPATGLLYEIGTHIIDQAIALFGMPQSLFADIRKTRDGSLVDDYFELLLFYPNFRLKLKSTILAKEELPGYILHGTNGSFIKKRMNLQEMQLAAGMTPFETDYGVEPEAEWGILNIINDGVSMKKQLPTPVSNYAKFYELVYDHIRNKGPVPVNPQDAMKGIQLIEAAYKSNITKQVVNL from the coding sequence ATGCTATCACCCATTACTACCGGCATTTGTTCTTTTGGTTATTCAACTAAAGTTTTTCATGCGCCTTTAATTATTAACAACCACAACTTTAAATGGACAGCAGTAGTTGAACGTAACAATGAAGCCTCCAAAGAACAGTATCCCCAATTAACCATCTATAAATCGGTTGATGATTTACTGAAAGATGATAGTCTTGAACTCATCATTGTCAACACTCCCAATCAAACACATTATGATTTAGCAAAGAAAGCCTTACTAGCTAACAAACATGTTATTATTGACAAACCCTTTACAGCAACTGCAGCTGAGGCCAAGGAGCTGATATCGTTGGCAAATGAACGTCAAAAGATGCTTTCTGTATTTCATAACCGTCGCTGGGATGGTGATTATTTAATTGTAAAAAACGTTATTGAAAGTGAAGCTTTAGGAAGATTAGTTGAAGCTGATTTCAGATTTGAACGTTTTAAAACCGAACTAAATCCTAAAAAACACAAAGAGGAAGCAGCTCCGGCCACAGGTCTTTTATATGAAATAGGCACGCATATTATTGACCAGGCCATTGCATTATTTGGTATGCCACAAAGCCTTTTTGCTGATATCCGTAAAACCCGCGACGGCTCCCTAGTAGATGATTATTTCGAATTGCTATTGTTCTATCCTAATTTCAGATTAAAGCTTAAGAGTACAATTTTAGCTAAAGAAGAGCTTCCCGGTTATATATTACATGGAACAAATGGATCATTCATTAAAAAAAGAATGAATTTGCAGGAGATGCAACTTGCGGCCGGAATGACTCCTTTTGAAACAGACTATGGTGTTGAACCCGAAGCTGAATGGGGTATTCTGAATATTATAAACGACGGGGTTTCTATGAAAAAACAGTTGCCTACTCCTGTTTCAAACTATGCTAAATTTTACGAACTTGTATATGATCACATTCGTAATAAAGGACCTGTCCCTGTTAATCCCCAAGATGCCATGAAAGGCATTCAACTTATTGAAGCTGCTTATAAAAGTAATATCACAAAACAGGTTGTTAACCTTTGA
- a CDS encoding YybH family protein codes for MTKYIQVKAIVFLSISALLITSCHHSNKDEIKNEIFQTEKAFEKMAAEKGIAEAFYYFADEKAVIKRENDTLIKGNENIKIYYDKNNTKNATVNWTPDYIDVSDCGTFGYTYGKYSWKVKNKEGVLKEYKGIFHTVWKKQMDGDWKYVWD; via the coding sequence ATGACTAAATATATTCAAGTGAAAGCAATTGTTTTTCTATCGATAAGTGCTCTGTTGATTACTTCATGTCATCATTCTAATAAAGATGAAATCAAAAATGAAATTTTTCAAACTGAAAAAGCATTTGAAAAGATGGCAGCAGAGAAAGGTATAGCAGAAGCTTTCTATTATTTTGCAGATGAAAAGGCCGTAATAAAGAGGGAAAATGATACCCTAATTAAAGGGAATGAGAATATTAAAATTTATTACGACAAAAATAATACTAAAAATGCAACAGTAAACTGGACACCAGATTATATAGACGTTTCTGATTGCGGAACATTTGGGTATACATACGGTAAATATTCCTGGAAAGTAAAGAACAAAGAAGGTGTTCTAAAGGAATATAAAGGAATATTTCATACCGTATGGAAGAAACAAATGGATGGTGATTGGAAATATGTCTGGGATTAA
- a CDS encoding porin family protein, translating to MKKFYLLIASVMMAGATMAQSPVKFGIKAGGNFANNTFTNAGFSASPSSLTSFFVGGLVTAEIADKFAFQPEVLLSSQGYKSGEFKNNTLYLNVPLMFKYNVISGLNLQAGPQVGLLLSAKEKLNGESVDIKKNYKNLDLGANFGAEYQFPMGLFLDARYTLGLANIAKLEEGESGSVKNTVFSLGLGFRF from the coding sequence ATGAAAAAATTCTACTTATTAATTGCCTCGGTAATGATGGCAGGAGCAACAATGGCTCAATCTCCAGTTAAATTTGGTATTAAAGCAGGTGGTAACTTTGCAAACAACACATTCACAAATGCAGGCTTTTCGGCGTCTCCGTCGTCCCTTACCAGCTTTTTTGTTGGGGGATTAGTAACTGCTGAAATTGCTGACAAATTTGCCTTCCAACCAGAAGTCTTGTTATCATCTCAAGGATACAAATCAGGAGAGTTTAAAAACAACACACTTTATTTAAATGTCCCTTTAATGTTTAAGTATAATGTTATTAGTGGCTTAAACCTTCAAGCGGGACCACAGGTAGGGCTTTTATTAAGCGCTAAAGAAAAGCTTAATGGCGAATCAGTTGATATTAAAAAAAATTACAAAAACCTTGATTTGGGAGCCAACTTTGGTGCAGAATATCAATTTCCAATGGGGTTATTTTTAGATGCCCGTTACACTTTAGGTTTAGCAAACATTGCAAAATTAGAGGAAGGCGAATCTGGCTCAGTTAAGAACACTGTATTCTCATTAGGTTTAGGATTCCGTTTCTAA
- a CDS encoding Tex family protein — translation MSEQKYFLKIAQDLGIGSRQVEATVGLLNEGATIPFISRYRKELTGSLDEVAITAIRDEIERLRDLDKRRETILNSIREQGKLTDELEKDILAAETMSRLEDLYLPYKPKRRTKATIARERGLEPLALVIFAQELKDIDAEAAKFIDAEKEVNNESEALQGARDIIAEMVNEDAVCREKMRALFTDKAVISSAVMKGKEEEGAKYRDYFEWSEPLKNCPSHRLLAMRRGEKEMILSLDIAPVKEDAIEIIEGLFVKNRGEAAEQVKIAIDDCYKRLLAPSIETEMRLLTKKTADEKAIVVFADNLRELLLASPMGQKSILAIDPGFRTGCKVVVLNPQGKLLENTVIYPTASSAGKIVEAEATVLALCQRFEIEAIAIGNGTASRETESFVLGIKELPKDILVVMVNEAGASVYSASEVAREEFPDYDVTVRGAVSIGRRLADPLAELVKIDPKSIGVGQYQHDVDQTALKNKLDEVVGSCVNAVGVEVNTASKQLLTYVSGLGPALAQNIINYRNEKGAFKSRKDLMAVPRMGEKVFEQAAGFLRILNGEHPLDGSAVHPESYHIVEKMAADLSCKVEDLLANKDLRKKIDLKIYVTDTVGLPTLNDILQELDKPGRDPRKEFEAFKFADDVNEIADLKVGMRLPGIVTNVTNFGAFVDIGVHQDGLVHLSQLSNRFITDANEVVKVAQKVWVTVTEVDVDRKRIGLTMKDESAPVQRTKAEKEKMRNERANRQHGNKGKAEEPQDMNSMLAALKNKWK, via the coding sequence ATGTCAGAGCAAAAATACTTTCTGAAGATTGCCCAGGATTTGGGCATCGGCAGCCGCCAGGTAGAAGCAACGGTAGGATTGTTGAACGAAGGAGCTACAATTCCTTTTATTTCTCGTTATCGTAAAGAGTTAACAGGCAGTCTTGATGAGGTGGCTATTACCGCTATTCGTGATGAGATAGAACGTTTACGTGATCTTGATAAGCGCCGGGAAACAATTCTTAATTCTATTCGTGAGCAAGGCAAGCTGACCGACGAGTTGGAGAAAGATATTCTTGCAGCCGAAACGATGAGCCGCTTAGAAGATCTTTATCTTCCGTACAAACCAAAGCGAAGAACCAAAGCTACTATTGCACGAGAGCGAGGCTTGGAGCCATTGGCTTTGGTTATTTTTGCTCAGGAATTGAAAGATATTGATGCTGAAGCAGCAAAATTCATTGACGCAGAAAAAGAAGTGAACAATGAAAGTGAAGCTTTACAGGGCGCGCGAGATATCATTGCTGAAATGGTGAACGAAGATGCGGTGTGCCGTGAGAAAATGCGTGCGCTGTTTACCGATAAGGCTGTGATTTCCTCAGCGGTAATGAAGGGTAAAGAAGAAGAAGGCGCTAAATACCGTGATTACTTTGAGTGGTCTGAACCATTGAAAAACTGTCCTTCTCATCGTTTGCTGGCAATGCGTCGTGGTGAGAAAGAAATGATTTTGAGTCTAGATATTGCACCTGTTAAGGAAGATGCAATTGAGATTATAGAAGGTTTATTTGTAAAGAACAGGGGAGAAGCAGCTGAGCAAGTTAAAATAGCTATTGACGATTGTTACAAACGTTTGCTGGCTCCTTCGATAGAAACCGAAATGCGTTTGCTGACCAAGAAAACGGCTGATGAAAAAGCTATTGTGGTTTTTGCAGATAACCTTCGGGAATTATTATTGGCCTCACCAATGGGTCAGAAAAGTATTTTAGCTATTGACCCGGGCTTCCGTACAGGATGTAAAGTAGTGGTGCTAAACCCGCAGGGGAAATTATTGGAGAACACCGTTATTTATCCTACTGCATCTTCTGCTGGAAAGATAGTTGAGGCAGAAGCTACTGTTTTGGCCCTTTGCCAGCGTTTTGAGATTGAGGCGATTGCCATTGGTAACGGAACGGCAAGCCGTGAAACAGAATCATTTGTACTCGGTATAAAAGAGCTTCCGAAAGATATTTTGGTGGTAATGGTAAATGAGGCCGGAGCATCTGTTTATTCCGCTTCAGAAGTAGCGCGTGAAGAGTTTCCGGATTATGATGTAACAGTGCGTGGTGCCGTTTCAATTGGTCGTCGATTAGCCGATCCATTGGCCGAACTAGTTAAAATTGATCCTAAATCAATTGGGGTAGGCCAGTACCAACATGATGTGGATCAAACAGCTTTAAAAAATAAATTGGATGAGGTTGTTGGTTCATGTGTGAATGCGGTGGGGGTTGAGGTGAATACAGCAAGTAAGCAATTGTTGACTTACGTTTCTGGTCTAGGCCCTGCATTAGCTCAAAATATTATCAATTACCGTAACGAAAAGGGAGCATTCAAATCGCGTAAGGATCTGATGGCGGTTCCGCGTATGGGTGAGAAGGTATTTGAGCAGGCTGCCGGTTTCTTACGTATTTTAAATGGAGAACACCCATTGGATGGAAGTGCAGTTCACCCTGAATCATATCACATTGTTGAGAAAATGGCTGCCGATCTTAGCTGTAAGGTTGAAGATTTGTTAGCTAATAAAGACCTGCGAAAAAAAATCGACCTTAAGATATATGTAACCGATACCGTTGGGTTGCCTACACTGAATGATATTTTACAGGAGTTGGATAAACCAGGCCGTGACCCTCGTAAAGAGTTTGAAGCTTTCAAGTTTGCCGATGATGTTAATGAAATTGCCGATTTAAAAGTGGGTATGCGTCTGCCGGGTATTGTTACTAATGTTACCAATTTCGGGGCATTTGTTGATATTGGTGTGCATCAGGATGGGTTAGTTCACTTAAGTCAATTGTCGAATCGTTTTATTACTGATGCCAATGAAGTGGTTAAGGTTGCACAAAAAGTTTGGGTTACCGTAACCGAGGTTGATGTTGATCGTAAACGAATTGGACTTACCATGAAGGACGAAAGCGCTCCAGTTCAACGTACCAAAGCTGAAAAAGAAAAAATGCGTAACGAACGTGCTAATCGTCAGCATGGTAATAAAGGTAAAGCTGAAGAGCCTCAGGATATGAACTCAATGCTTGCTGCTTTGAAGAATAAATGGAAGTAA
- a CDS encoding CobW family GTP-binding protein has product MQYPVPVTILTGFLGAGKTSLLNQLIKQNMDKKLVVLENEFGDVSIDSELVFKGNNELFEISNGCICCSMSGEFNEVLAKLIQEIPVFDHLVVESTGIADPSSVAAAFVGDQIIQSHFKLDGVICLVDAQNVLSQLKEREEVRKQLAFSDVIVVNKVDLIDAEELMTVVATIKKINPYASLVNSLHGEQEELNLLSLSAYSPKKVEQGFRFFPMGMQIKHEEVVSQSFVFDQPLDLLKFRHWLNVLLVIQGQSFYRVKGVLNFAGLDERHIVQSVMNNASYTLGSDWEEGMVRTSKIVFIGKNLRRDLLEKGLKNCYADFSFV; this is encoded by the coding sequence ATGCAATACCCAGTTCCTGTTACCATTTTAACCGGCTTTTTAGGCGCCGGAAAAACATCTTTACTGAATCAGCTTATAAAACAAAATATGGATAAGAAACTGGTTGTTCTGGAAAATGAATTTGGTGATGTAAGTATTGATAGCGAATTGGTGTTTAAAGGTAACAATGAATTGTTTGAGATTTCCAATGGCTGTATTTGTTGTTCCATGAGTGGAGAATTTAACGAAGTGTTGGCTAAGTTGATACAAGAAATTCCTGTTTTTGACCACCTTGTGGTTGAAAGTACCGGAATTGCAGATCCTTCGTCAGTAGCAGCTGCATTTGTCGGCGATCAGATCATTCAATCACACTTTAAACTGGATGGCGTAATTTGTTTGGTTGATGCCCAAAATGTGCTTTCTCAATTGAAAGAGCGAGAAGAAGTTCGTAAACAGTTGGCATTTTCCGATGTGATTGTAGTTAATAAAGTCGATTTAATTGATGCTGAAGAGTTAATGACTGTTGTAGCTACGATAAAAAAAATAAACCCTTATGCTTCCCTGGTTAACTCCCTGCATGGAGAACAGGAAGAACTTAACTTATTGAGTTTATCAGCATATAGTCCTAAAAAAGTAGAACAAGGGTTTAGGTTCTTTCCAATGGGAATGCAGATAAAGCATGAAGAAGTTGTTTCGCAATCTTTTGTCTTTGATCAACCTTTAGACTTACTGAAGTTCAGGCACTGGCTCAATGTACTATTGGTGATTCAAGGTCAGAGTTTTTACAGAGTAAAAGGTGTGTTGAATTTTGCCGGTTTGGATGAACGGCATATTGTTCAATCTGTTATGAATAACGCATCTTATACTTTAGGTAGCGATTGGGAAGAAGGTATGGTTAGAACCAGTAAGATTGTATTTATAGGAAAAAATCTACGCCGCGATTTATTGGAAAAGGGGCTTAAAAATTGTTATGCTGATTTTTCATTTGTTTAA
- a CDS encoding N-acetylmuramoyl-L-alanine amidase family protein, with translation MQKRLKSIVKLKFALSLLLSTISLFSFQTAVAQSAKPKTIKTIIIDPGHGYPTLNAKGRYSYEADLTLSFGQALAKKIQDSLPDCKVLFTRNDRNDAGGFTSPREANRYRARFANDNHGDLFISLHCNWAPGKKYSEIVDYKTTTYYTGKGKKRKKHTQKVPVYRTWNGPSVTNGTETFIWAVNKNDSKVQFVQNNTSDSSELHGEHSEHGSSSSGDDMFDSPEARIIASLMTKKFFDQSLMLADLVQNEFTKQGRVNRGVKQRNNEGIWVLQATAMPSILVEAGFVSNPDEEDYMNSEKGKDEIATAIIKAIMTYKRNRENGVSYVPVNTAD, from the coding sequence ATGCAAAAAAGACTTAAATCAATTGTAAAACTAAAATTTGCTCTCTCTTTACTTCTTTCAACCATTTCATTATTCAGTTTCCAAACGGCTGTTGCTCAATCGGCCAAACCTAAGACTATCAAAACTATCATTATTGATCCAGGTCATGGTTATCCGACGCTAAATGCCAAGGGAAGATATAGTTATGAAGCTGATTTAACCCTCAGCTTTGGACAGGCTCTTGCCAAAAAGATACAAGACTCCCTACCGGATTGCAAAGTCTTATTCACCAGGAACGACAGGAATGATGCAGGGGGCTTCACAAGTCCTCGCGAGGCCAACCGTTATCGTGCCAGATTTGCTAATGACAACCATGGTGATTTATTTATCAGTTTGCACTGCAATTGGGCGCCGGGTAAAAAGTACAGTGAAATTGTTGATTATAAAACAACAACCTATTATACCGGCAAAGGCAAGAAAAGAAAAAAACACACTCAAAAGGTACCAGTTTACCGTACTTGGAACGGCCCGAGCGTTACTAATGGTACGGAAACTTTTATTTGGGCTGTAAATAAAAACGATTCAAAAGTACAGTTTGTCCAAAACAACACCTCTGACTCTTCAGAACTCCATGGCGAACATAGTGAACATGGAAGTTCATCATCAGGAGACGATATGTTTGACTCTCCGGAAGCCCGAATCATTGCTTCATTAATGACCAAGAAGTTTTTTGATCAAAGCCTTATGTTAGCCGACTTGGTTCAAAATGAATTTACCAAGCAAGGTCGAGTAAACCGTGGAGTGAAACAACGTAACAATGAAGGCATTTGGGTACTCCAAGCGACTGCAATGCCAAGCATCCTGGTAGAAGCTGGTTTTGTTTCTAACCCGGATGAGGAAGATTATATGAATAGTGAGAAAGGAAAAGATGAAATTGCAACAGCCATCATAAAAGCCATTATGACCTATAAGAGAAATAGGGAAAATGGAGTTAGTTATGTTCCGGTAAATACGGCCGACTAA